A single region of the Pan troglodytes isolate AG18354 chromosome 18, NHGRI_mPanTro3-v2.0_pri, whole genome shotgun sequence genome encodes:
- the LOC129137457 gene encoding BOS complex subunit NOMO3-like: MLVGQGAGPLGPAVVTAAVVLLLSGVGPAHGSEDIVVGCGGFVKSDVEVNCSLIEIKLYTKHGTLKYQTDCAPNNGYFMIPLYDKGDFILKIEPSLGWSFEPTTVELHVDGVSDICTKGGNINFVFTGFSVNGKVLSKGQPLGPAGVQVSLRNTGTEAKIQSTVTQPGGKFAFFKVLPGDYEILATHPTWALKEASTTVRVTNSNANAASPLIVAGYNVSGSVRSDGEPMKGVKFLLFSSLVTKEDVLGCNVSPVPGFQPQDESLVYLCYTVSREDGSFSFYSLPSGGYTVIPFYRGERITFDVAPSRLDFTVEHDSLKIESLAASHRLALSWLTATSASRVEAILLPQPPE; this comes from the exons ATGCTGGTGGGCCAGGGCGCGGGGCCGTTGGGGCCCGCGGTGGTCACCGCCGCGGTGGTGCTGCTGCTGAGCGGCGTGGGGCCGGCGCACGGCTCGGAGGACATCGTGGTGGGCTGCGGTGGCTTCGTCAAGTCGGACGTGGAGGTCAACTGCTCGCTCATCGAG ataAAGCTGTACACCAAGCATGGGACTTTGAAATACCAGACAGACTGTGCCCCTAATAATGGTTACTTTATGATCCCTTTGTATGATAAG gggGATTTCATTCTGAAGATTGAGCCTTCCCTGGGGTGGAGTTTTG AGCCGACGACTGTGGAACTCCATGTGGATGGAGTCAGTGACATCTGCACAAAGGGCGGAAACATCAACTTTGTCTTCACTGGGTTCTCTGTGAATGGCAAG GTCCTCAGCAAAGGGCAGCCCCTGGGTCCTGCGGGAGTTCAGGTGTCTCTGAGAAACACTGGGACCGAAGCAAAGATCCAGTCCACAGTTACACAGCCTGGCGGAAA gtttgcattttttaaagttctgcctGGAGATTATGAAATCCTCGCAACTCATCCAACCTGGGCGTTGAAAGAG GCAAGCACCACAGTGCGTGTAACCAACTCCAATGCCAATGCGGCCAGTCCCCTCATAGTTGCTGGCTACAATGTGTCTGGCTCTGTCCGAAGTGATGGGGAGCCCATGAAAGGGGTgaagtttcttctcttttcttctttagtaacTAAAGAG GATGTCCTGGGCTGCAACGTCTCACCAGTGCCTGGGTTCCAGCCCCAAGATGAGAGTCTGGTGTATTTGTGCTACACGGTCTCCAGAGAAGATGGCTCGTTCTCTTTCTATTCCTTGCCAAGTGGGGGCTACACTGTG ATTCCGTTCTATCGAGGGGAGAGGATTACCTTTGATGTGGCGCCTTCCAGACTTGACTTCACAGTGGAGCATGACAGCTTGAAAATCGAG agtcttgctgcttCACACAGgctggcactatcttggctcactgcaacctccgcatcccgagttgaagcgattctcctgcctcagcctcccgagtag